In a single window of the Candidatus Neomarinimicrobiota bacterium genome:
- the rpmB gene encoding 50S ribosomal protein L28 translates to MARVCEICGKKPKAGNRVSHAHNKTRRRWTPNLHRTRAVVNGSTKRIRVCTTCLRSGRVTKAA, encoded by the coding sequence GAGTATGCGAAATCTGCGGTAAGAAACCTAAAGCGGGAAACCGGGTGAGCCACGCCCACAACAAAACACGAAGGCGCTGGACCCCGAATCTTCACCGGACAAGGGCCGTCGTGAACGGATCGACAAAGCGGATTCGCGTCTGTACGACCTGCCTCCGGTCAGGCAGGGTCACGAAGGCAGCATAG